From the Chloroflexota bacterium genome, the window TGCTCAGGGCTTCCCTGATAATATCCATATGTGGCGTCGTTGTACCTTTCGGATAAACGTTCGGCTCAAAAATTATGGCACAGCGGCCCGGGAATGGCAAGTTTGCCCGTTAAATTGACTTTGGGGCAGGGCGTTGCTAACATTTAGGTGGGAGGCAGTATGACCACAGGGCAAAATGAATCCGGACTGGTACTATTTCCGCCGACAGCCGAAGTCAACGAAAAAGGCCACCTTGTCATTGGTGGCTGCGATACTATGGCGCTGGCGGAAGAGTTCGGCACGCCCCTGTATGTTTTCGACGAGGTGACTTTACGTCGGAAGTGCGCTGAGTTCAGGGATGAGTTCGGCAGGCGCTATCGCGATACGGCGATTGTCTACGCGGGCAAGGCATTCGTCAACCGGGCGCTGGCGCTCCTATTCAAGGAAGAGGGGCTCGGGCTGGATGCTGTTTCCGGTGGGGAGCTGAGTGTCGCGTGTTCCGTTGATTTCCCGATGGAAA encodes:
- a CDS encoding diaminopimelate decarboxylase, which produces MTTGQNESGLVLFPPTAEVNEKGHLVIGGCDTMALAEEFGTPLYVFDEVTLRRKCAEFRDEFGRRYRDTAIVYAGKAFVNRALALLFKEEGLGLDAVSGGELSVACSVDFPMEKVYFHGNNKSAEELGMALECKVGRIVIDNFQELDTLAEIAGQRGATPDVLLRLTPGVDPHTHKHIST